From a region of the Eretmochelys imbricata isolate rEreImb1 chromosome 6, rEreImb1.hap1, whole genome shotgun sequence genome:
- the LOC144266433 gene encoding zona pellucida sperm-binding protein 1-like produces the protein MGRATRGSLRSLPPYEKWLLDRASFLASSAMGLGCRYFVGLVLLCSLRLALGQGDFHRISFSVLQHEYDCGDYGMQLLVFPSQGHTVRFKVVDEFGTPFEVTNCSICLHWVTSGEQGAMIFSAGYNGCHVQKKDGRNHLQVRVEELLSARAVAATYDVNMTCPKPTERDLTPEETMRYPGLVRPVPQPQPGLVRPVPQPQPGLVRPVPQPQPGLVRPVPQPQPGLVRPVPQPQPGLVRPVPQPQPGLVRPVPQPQPGLVRPVPQPQPGLVRPVPQPQPGLVRPVPQPQPGLVRPVPQPQPGLVRPVPQPQPGLVRPVPQPQPGLVRPVPQIYPPPSNIGAHLTEEQCRVVAGKMPCADAPGQAACFQAGCCYDETDLTTPCYYGNTVTVQCLLDGHFVLVVSRDMSDHPIILESVRLAYAQAGCDPIRMTEAFVIFRFPLMQCGTTVQVIHDKLIYENQLISGIDIRTGPDGSITRDSTFILHARCIYNASDFLPVQVEVFLPPTPAPVTQAGPLQLELRIATDPSYRSYLTERDYPVVKVLRDPVYMEVRILHRTDPSLVLVLHQCWATPSANPLQQPQWPILVDGCPFLGDNYRTQLVPVGPASSELPFPTHHQRFVLSTFAFVDSASQVALEGEVYIYCSASACYPSRLEPCRTMCPSGAATRGRRFLDINNGTGEPQDLVSSPGPVIFQESPEPWREHVYENKDPVSRLDLTLVLLAMLSLVVVASLVTVTLLHRRSSWMTRSQIFHGR, from the exons atgggcagggccacgcgGGGCTCTTTGCGGAG CCTCCCCCCTTACGAGAAGTGGCTGCTAGACAGGGCTTCTTTCTTAGCATCTTCAGCCATGGGGTTGGGCTGTAGGTATTTTGTGGGCTTAGTGCTGCTCTGCTCCCTAAGGCTAGCCCTTGGGCAGGGGGACTTCCACAGGATCAGTTTCTCTGTCTTGCAACATGAGTATGACTGTGGAGACTATGGGATGCAGCTGCTGGTCTTTCCCAGCCAGGGCCACACCGTCCGCTTCAAAGTTGTGG ATGAGTTTGGGACACCCTTCGAAGTTACCAACTGCTCCATTTGTCTCCATTGGGTCACATCTGGCGAGCAAGGAGCGATGATCTTCTCAGCTGGCTACAATGGCTGTCATGTGCAGAAGAAG GATGGGCGTAACCACCTGCAAGTCCGAGTGGAGGAACTGCTGAGCGCCAGGGCCGTCGCTGCCACCTATGATGTGAACATGACCTGCCCCAAGCCCACTGAACGTGACTTAACCCCAGAGGAGACCATGCGCTac ccgggcctggtgcgcccggtgccccagccgcagccgggcctggtgcgcccggtgccccagccgcagccgggcctggtgcgcccggtgccccagccgcagccgggcctggtgcgcccggtgccccagccgcagccgggcctggtgcgcccggtgccccagccgcagccgggcctggtgcgcccggtgccccagccgcagccgggcctggtgcgcccggtgccccagccgcagccgggcctggtgcgcccggtgccccagccgcagccgggcctggtgcgcccggtgccccagccgcagccgggcctggtgcgcccggtgccccagccgcagccgggcctggtgcgcccggtgccccagccgcagccgggcctggtgcgcccggtgccccagccgcagccgggcctggtgcgcccggtgccccagccgcagccgggcctggtgcgcccggtgccccaaaTATATCCTCCACCAAGCAACatag GGGCGCATCTCACAGAGGAGCAGTGCCGTGTGGTGGCTGGGAAGATGCCCTGTGCGGATGCCCCAGGCCAAGCTGCTTGCTTCCAGGCTGGCTGCTGTTATGATGAGACTGACCTCACCACTCCCTGCTACTATGGCAACACAG TCACTGTTCAGTGCCTCCTGGATGGTCACTTTGTTCTGGTGGTCTCCAGGGACATGTCCGATCACCCCATCATCCTGGAGAGTGTCCGGCTAGCCTATGCCCAGGCAGGGTGTGACCCCATCAGGATGACTGAGGCTTTTGTGATCTTCCGCTTCCCCCTCATGCAGTGCGGCACCACAGTCCAG GTGATCCATGACAAACTGATCTATGAGAACCAGCTGATCTCTGGCATCGACATCCGGACTGGGCCGGACGGCTCCATCACCCGGGACAGCACCTTCAT cctccaTGCTCGCTGCATCTACAATGCCAGTGACTTTCTGCCAGTCCAGGTCGAGGTCTTCTtgccccccacacctgctccagTCACCCAGGCAGGACCCCTCCAGCTTGAGCTGCGCATCGCCACAG acccGAGCTATAGATCCTATCTCACAGAGAGAGACTACCCTGTGGTGAAGGTGCTCAGGGACCCTGTCTACATGGAGGTTCGCATCCTGCACAGAACAGACCCGTccctggttctggttctgcaccagTGCTGGGCCACCCCAAGCGccaaccccctgcagcagccgCAGTGGCCCATCCTGGTGGACGG GTGCCCGTTCCTGGGAGACAACTACAGAACCCAGCTTGTGCCCGTGGGCCCGGCCTCATCTGAGCTGCCCTTCCCGACTCACCACCAGCGCTTCGTCCTCTCCACTTTTGCCTTTGTGGACTCCGCCTCCCAGGTGGCACTTGAGGGAGAG GTGTACATTTACTGTAGCGCCTCAGCTTGCTACCCCTCCCGGCTGGAGCCCTGCAGGACCATGTGCCCATCAGGAGCTGCTACAA GAGGCCGCCGGTTCCTGGATATCAACAATGGGACAGGAGAGCCCCAGGACCTGGTGAGTTCTCCTGGCCCTGTGATCTTCCAGGAGAGCCCTGAGCCGTGGAGAGAGCACGTCTATGAGAACAAGG acccTGTCTCCAGACTGGACCTGACCCTGGTGCTTCTGGCCATGCTTTCATTGGTGGTTGTGGCTTCTCTCGTTACTGTGACACTACTCCATAGGAGAAGCAGCTGGATGACAAGGTCCCAAATCTTCCATGGCAGATGA